One genomic window of Ktedonobacterales bacterium includes the following:
- a CDS encoding cysteine desulfurase has product MLSAADLQKTLAIREDFPILARRTHGKPLVYLDSGASSQKPISVLEAMDRYYRTSHANVNRGVYVLSEEATAAMEQARVKVARFIKAKSAKQIIFTRNATESINLVAYSWGSANIREGETILLTEMEHHANLVPWQLLAARTGARLEFVPFTEEGVLDQAEYSRMLGQTRPKLVAFTAMSNVLGTITPAREMIAEAHAAGAVVLLDGAQSVPHLPTDVQSLDCDFLVFSGHKMLGPTGIGVLYGRRDLLEAMPPFLTGGDMIREVHLRSATWNDLPYKFEAGTPAIAEAVGLGAAVDYLNALGMEFVQRHEQELVSYALERLSGVEGLALYGPGAAKRGGVVSFTLGDIHPHDLAQILDSEGICVRAGNHCAQPLIEKLGLPATARASFYIYNIPEEVDALAETLEKAKAIFAL; this is encoded by the coding sequence ATGCTCAGCGCGGCTGATCTACAAAAAACGCTGGCGATCCGCGAGGATTTCCCGATCCTGGCGCGGCGGACGCATGGCAAACCGCTGGTCTATCTGGACAGCGGGGCAAGCTCGCAGAAGCCGATCTCTGTGCTTGAGGCGATGGATCGCTACTATCGCACCTCGCACGCGAATGTGAATCGCGGGGTCTATGTGCTGAGCGAGGAGGCTACGGCGGCGATGGAGCAGGCGCGCGTGAAGGTGGCCCGTTTTATCAAGGCGAAATCGGCGAAGCAGATCATCTTCACGCGCAACGCCACCGAGTCAATCAATCTGGTGGCTTATAGCTGGGGCAGCGCCAACATTCGGGAGGGGGAGACGATCCTGCTGACCGAGATGGAACACCATGCCAATCTGGTCCCCTGGCAACTGCTGGCGGCGCGAACCGGCGCGCGGCTGGAGTTCGTGCCGTTTACTGAGGAGGGCGTGCTGGATCAGGCCGAATATAGCCGCATGCTCGGTCAGACCCGGCCTAAGCTGGTGGCCTTTACCGCCATGTCGAATGTGCTGGGGACGATTACGCCCGCCAGGGAGATGATTGCCGAGGCGCACGCCGCCGGGGCTGTCGTCCTGCTGGATGGCGCGCAGAGCGTACCCCATTTGCCCACCGATGTGCAGAGTCTGGATTGCGATTTTCTGGTCTTTAGCGGCCATAAGATGCTGGGTCCGACAGGCATCGGCGTCCTGTATGGTCGGCGCGATCTGCTGGAGGCGATGCCGCCCTTCCTGACCGGCGGCGATATGATTCGTGAGGTGCATCTGCGCAGCGCCACCTGGAACGATCTGCCCTATAAGTTCGAGGCGGGTACTCCGGCGATTGCAGAGGCTGTTGGCCTGGGCGCGGCAGTGGATTATCTGAACGCGCTGGGCATGGAGTTTGTGCAGCGCCACGAGCAGGAACTGGTCAGCTATGCGCTGGAGCGGCTGAGCGGTGTGGAGGGGCTGGCGCTCTATGGACCGGGCGCGGCAAAGCGAGGCGGGGTGGTCTCGTTCACGCTGGGCGATATTCACCCGCATGATCTGGCGCAGATTCTCGACAGCGAAGGCATTTGTGTACGCGCTGGCAATCACTGCGCGCAGCCGTTGATAGAGAAGCTGGGCCTGCCTGCCACCGCCCGCGCGAGCTTCTATATCTATAACATTCCTGAAGAAGTGGACGCGCTGGCGGAGACGCTGGAGAAAGCGAAAGCGATCTTCGCGCTCTGA
- the secD gene encoding protein translocase subunit SecD, translating to MRRSTLLLLLFILLLAAGAAYVDAPNNGGIHLGAYNNDLQVREGLDLQGGVQVLLEASCSLPPNQCNAETKKLMPDVRDNIERRVNGGLGVSEPVIRLQGDYRISVELPGLKNEQDAVALLGQTGKLEIIDTGPNRLTEGTVVKEGQYPVVFTGDQLDPNSINANIDSQTGKPQILFQFKGSAQSAFANYTQSHVQQYLTITLDGKVIESAVIQTQITGQGQISGGNMTLDQAQATAALLRYGSLPVPLTLVSERLIGATLGQQSVNDSLVAGAIGLGIVILFMLIYYRLPGLLADIALILYAGFTFAVFKMLAVVMTLAGYAGFILSIGMAVDANVLIFERVKEELRGGRTLSQAIDVGFKRAWPSIRDSNASTLITCGILYWFGSNFGASIIVGFATTLFLGVVISLFTAITVTRTFLNLLVPTGVATHPALFGLPRGAITVGSTRRASLERRLAQRGAARARVVEEVEEEEEEEEEEPAGRQLSLKERLALRRAGGGKAAADTAQDEAEDEEEDAEEDEAEEEADAAAEEEDAADEEAEEADITADAEEDLPEKVGSGTNGAARSKAQGNKEETARAGRAGSKRGVED from the coding sequence ATGCGGCGTAGCACTTTGCTTCTCCTCCTTTTTATTCTCCTGCTGGCAGCAGGGGCAGCCTATGTTGACGCGCCAAATAACGGCGGCATCCACCTTGGCGCCTATAACAATGATTTGCAAGTGCGCGAGGGTCTGGACCTTCAGGGCGGCGTGCAGGTACTCTTAGAGGCGTCATGCTCTTTGCCGCCCAACCAGTGTAACGCAGAGACAAAGAAGTTGATGCCCGACGTGCGCGATAACATCGAGCGGCGCGTCAATGGCGGCCTGGGCGTCTCGGAGCCGGTCATTCGGTTGCAAGGCGATTACCGCATTTCGGTTGAACTCCCCGGCCTGAAGAACGAGCAGGATGCGGTGGCGCTGCTCGGCCAGACAGGCAAGCTGGAGATTATTGATACCGGCCCTAACCGGTTAACCGAGGGTACGGTGGTGAAGGAGGGGCAGTATCCGGTAGTCTTCACGGGCGATCAGCTTGACCCCAACAGCATCAATGCGAATATTGACTCGCAAACCGGGAAACCTCAAATTCTTTTCCAATTCAAGGGTTCGGCCCAGAGCGCTTTTGCGAACTATACCCAGAGCCATGTCCAGCAATATCTCACCATCACCCTGGATGGGAAGGTTATTGAATCAGCGGTCATCCAGACCCAGATTACCGGCCAGGGGCAAATCTCCGGCGGCAATATGACGCTGGACCAGGCGCAGGCGACTGCCGCGCTGCTGCGCTATGGCTCGCTGCCGGTGCCGCTGACGCTGGTCAGCGAGCGCCTGATCGGCGCGACGCTGGGCCAGCAATCGGTGAATGATAGCCTGGTCGCGGGCGCTATTGGCCTGGGCATCGTCATCCTGTTCATGCTTATCTACTATCGCCTGCCTGGTTTGCTGGCGGATATTGCACTGATTCTCTACGCGGGGTTCACCTTCGCGGTCTTCAAAATGTTGGCCGTCGTGATGACGCTGGCTGGCTACGCGGGCTTCATCCTCTCGATTGGTATGGCTGTTGATGCGAATGTGCTGATCTTTGAGCGGGTCAAAGAAGAGTTACGTGGAGGAAGAACGCTTTCGCAAGCCATTGATGTGGGCTTCAAGCGGGCCTGGCCCTCCATCCGCGATTCCAACGCCTCTACGCTGATTACCTGCGGCATTCTGTATTGGTTCGGCAGCAACTTTGGCGCGAGCATCATCGTCGGTTTTGCCACGACGCTGTTCCTGGGCGTGGTCATCAGCCTCTTCACCGCCATCACCGTCACGCGCACCTTCCTCAACCTGCTGGTGCCAACGGGTGTGGCGACGCATCCCGCGCTCTTTGGCTTGCCCAGAGGCGCTATCACCGTTGGGAGTACCCGCCGCGCCAGCCTGGAGCGCCGTCTGGCGCAGCGCGGCGCGGCGCGCGCGCGGGTGGTTGAGGAGGTTGAAGAAGAGGAGGAGGAAGAGGAAGAAGAGCCTGCCGGTCGTCAGCTCTCCCTGAAAGAGCGCCTGGCGCTCCGTCGGGCTGGCGGCGGCAAAGCTGCGGCTGATACTGCCCAGGACGAGGCGGAGGACGAGGAAGAGGATGCGGAGGAAGATGAAGCCGAGGAAGAGGCGGATGCCGCCGCTGAAGAAGAGGACGCCGCAGATGAGGAGGCGGAGGAGGCTGACATTACAGCGGACGCCGAAGAAGACCTGCCGGAGAAGGTGGGGAGCGGAACGAATGGCGCCGCGCGCTCCAAGGCGCAAGGTAACAAAGAGGAAACCGCCCGCGCCGGTCGCGCCGGTTCCAAGCGTGGCGTGGAGGACTAA
- the sufD gene encoding Fe-S cluster assembly protein SufD gives MIQPLTKGFSREGVEALSMLKGEPAWMLEKRLAAWEVYEQMPAPLGRRGDLGVLQRVARYKYDTLIPYVANGARADGHLPLPTWEAGLLVQRNSSVVARELDPALAAKGVILTDMDTAVREYAELVQRYFMTGVTPGDNKYAALHGAFWSGGLFLYIPRGVVVDRPVLARYLLDQPNATNFAHTLLIAETSSQLVYIEETASSLPAGATALFNGVAEIFAKDNAHVQFNSVQDFGPGVWNLTTKHGIPEKDGYIHWIVADLGADTTLANLGTTLAGSGSNGDIVGVLFATGQQFVQINTLSNHAALSTSAETYFKGVLDDKARVDFEGLIKVAHGAQQTNSYLSDHTLLLSDAARAEAIPSLEIAANDVRASHGATTGQIDAEQLFYLMCRGIPEAEARRLIVQGFFEPVLDKIPSNELRARLRRSIVSKMAKEGQPIAEDTEWHDVTDQWDIEGAGAEAVAIYGGDE, from the coding sequence ATGATACAACCCTTGACGAAAGGCTTCTCGCGCGAGGGGGTGGAGGCGCTTTCGATGCTGAAGGGCGAGCCTGCCTGGATGCTGGAGAAACGCCTGGCCGCGTGGGAAGTCTACGAACAGATGCCCGCGCCGCTGGGCCGTCGCGGCGACCTGGGTGTGTTGCAGCGAGTCGCCCGCTATAAGTACGATACGCTCATTCCCTACGTGGCGAACGGCGCGCGCGCCGACGGCCACTTGCCCCTGCCGACCTGGGAGGCTGGCCTGCTGGTGCAGCGCAATTCGAGCGTCGTGGCACGCGAACTGGACCCGGCGCTGGCGGCCAAAGGCGTCATCCTGACCGATATGGATACGGCGGTGCGCGAATATGCTGAACTGGTGCAACGCTATTTTATGACTGGTGTGACGCCGGGCGACAATAAATACGCGGCTCTGCATGGCGCGTTCTGGAGCGGCGGCCTCTTTCTCTATATCCCCAGGGGCGTCGTCGTTGACCGGCCTGTGCTGGCGCGCTATCTGCTCGATCAGCCGAATGCTACTAATTTTGCGCACACGCTGCTTATCGCTGAAACAAGCAGCCAGTTAGTCTATATCGAAGAAACGGCCTCTTCGCTGCCTGCGGGCGCAACGGCGCTTTTCAACGGCGTGGCGGAAATCTTCGCCAAAGACAACGCGCACGTCCAGTTTAACAGCGTGCAGGACTTTGGTCCTGGCGTCTGGAATCTGACGACCAAACATGGCATTCCCGAAAAAGATGGCTATATCCACTGGATTGTCGCCGACCTTGGGGCCGATACGACGCTGGCGAATCTCGGTACGACGCTGGCCGGTTCGGGCAGCAACGGCGATATTGTGGGCGTCCTCTTTGCTACGGGCCAGCAATTTGTCCAGATCAATACGCTTTCCAATCACGCGGCCCTTTCGACTTCCGCCGAAACCTACTTCAAGGGCGTTTTGGACGATAAGGCGCGCGTGGATTTCGAGGGGCTGATTAAGGTGGCGCACGGGGCGCAGCAGACGAACTCGTATCTCTCCGATCACACGCTGCTGCTGAGCGATGCGGCCCGCGCGGAGGCGATCCCCAGCCTGGAGATTGCCGCCAACGATGTGCGCGCCAGTCACGGAGCGACTACCGGGCAGATCGATGCAGAACAGTTATTTTATCTGATGTGCCGGGGCATCCCCGAAGCTGAGGCGCGGCGTTTGATTGTGCAAGGCTTCTTCGAGCCGGTGCTGGATAAGATTCCGTCCAATGAACTGCGCGCTCGCCTGCGCCGCTCGATTGTGAGCAAGATGGCGAAAGAGGGCCAGCCGATTGCTGAGGATACCGAATGGCACGATGTCACCGATCAATGGGACATCGAGGGCGCTGGCGCAGAGGCCGTCGCTATTTATGGTGGTGACGAGTAA
- the sixA gene encoding phosphohistidine phosphatase SixA, with amino-acid sequence MMLYLMQHAQAESGEVDAQRPLSQEGRAAVGRVAARAAQLSLPVEYIYHSGKLRARQTAEVLAAALHLESRAEELDGLGPKDRAEPLARWLRVEAQKEMVGGVALVSHLPLLDRLASLLVTGDEDIGVVVIQYAALVALAPKGDGKHFAVQWLLTPELA; translated from the coding sequence ATGATGCTCTATCTGATGCAGCACGCGCAAGCGGAGTCCGGGGAAGTGGATGCCCAGCGCCCGCTTTCTCAGGAAGGGCGCGCGGCTGTCGGGCGGGTGGCGGCGCGCGCGGCGCAGCTTTCTCTGCCTGTCGAGTATATCTATCACAGCGGCAAGCTGCGCGCCCGCCAGACGGCTGAGGTACTGGCTGCGGCGCTTCACCTGGAAAGCCGGGCGGAAGAACTGGACGGGCTTGGTCCGAAAGATCGCGCTGAGCCGCTGGCGCGCTGGCTGCGGGTGGAAGCGCAGAAGGAGATGGTTGGCGGCGTGGCGCTGGTGAGCCATCTGCCGCTGCTGGACCGCCTGGCTTCGCTGCTGGTGACGGGCGATGAGGACATCGGGGTGGTGGTGATTCAATATGCGGCGCTGGTGGCCCTCGCGCCAAAGGGCGATGGCAAACATTTCGCCGTTCAGTGGCTGTTGACGCCGGAACTGGCGTAA
- a CDS encoding CHAP domain-containing protein, translating into MRQFFLAAIVAASLVAVFAVPSAAKASGQCYWWWMQNGVKHYSYYDCAHPTKPPWQGGPMNPKPGSSRPPASTLASHPSTHPHSSRIFPNRYLWGQCTWWAAHTNPHKNLARLGNAGMWAINARKRGLHVGTAPRVGATAVFAGRVQGASPFGHVAHVVAVSGSRFKVSEMNYYGGSPRGGFGKVDYRWAHTGSGVSFIY; encoded by the coding sequence ATGCGACAATTTTTCCTGGCCGCGATTGTTGCGGCCAGTCTTGTAGCTGTGTTTGCAGTTCCCAGCGCCGCGAAGGCGAGTGGACAGTGCTACTGGTGGTGGATGCAGAACGGCGTCAAACACTACTCCTATTATGACTGCGCGCACCCAACAAAGCCACCCTGGCAGGGTGGGCCGATGAACCCAAAACCCGGCAGCAGCCGCCCTCCTGCGTCAACCCTCGCAAGCCACCCCTCCACTCATCCGCACAGCAGCCGTATCTTCCCCAACAGATACCTCTGGGGGCAGTGTACCTGGTGGGCGGCGCACACCAACCCACACAAAAACCTGGCGCGCCTGGGGAACGCTGGCATGTGGGCAATCAACGCGCGCAAACGTGGCCTGCATGTGGGCACTGCCCCGCGCGTCGGGGCTACCGCCGTTTTTGCGGGAAGAGTGCAGGGAGCCAGCCCGTTCGGCCATGTGGCCCATGTAGTGGCAGTCTCTGGCTCGCGGTTCAAGGTCTCCGAGATGAACTATTACGGAGGCTCGCCGCGCGGCGGATTTGGCAAAGTGGATTACCGCTGGGCGCACACCGGCAGCGGAGTCAGCTTCATTTACTAA
- a CDS encoding Rrf2 family transcriptional regulator — MMRVSTRGEYGVRVMVDLARHYGKGPRSLTDISSEEQLPLPYLEQLVKLLRDKELIVSTRGAHGGYQLSRDPLNIRMSEVIRVLEGPIAPMICAVDGEMELICDRLDCCSTQYLWAKLRDALVQTLDRMTLAELASASAQERLPARGQTVPAPGAVSAQRLIPVTPLIVRGGYQDTSDLE; from the coding sequence ATGATGCGCGTTTCGACGAGAGGAGAATATGGGGTGCGTGTCATGGTTGACCTGGCCCGCCATTATGGGAAAGGTCCGCGCTCGCTCACCGACATCTCAAGCGAGGAGCAGCTACCCCTGCCCTATCTGGAGCAGTTGGTCAAGCTCTTGCGCGATAAAGAGCTGATCGTGAGCACTCGTGGCGCTCACGGCGGCTATCAACTCAGCCGTGATCCCCTGAATATTCGCATGAGCGAAGTGATTCGCGTGCTGGAAGGGCCGATTGCGCCGATGATCTGCGCCGTTGATGGCGAGATGGAACTGATCTGTGACCGGCTGGATTGCTGCTCAACCCAATATCTCTGGGCAAAACTGCGCGACGCGCTGGTGCAAACGCTGGATCGGATGACCCTGGCTGAACTGGCAAGCGCAAGCGCCCAGGAGCGCCTGCCTGCGCGCGGGCAAACCGTTCCAGCGCCTGGCGCGGTTTCTGCCCAGCGGCTTATTCCGGTGACGCCGCTTATTGTGCGCGGCGGCTATCAGGATACCAGTGACCTTGAGTGA
- a CDS encoding ABC transporter ATP-binding protein: protein MENKTVISIQDLTVSYGEVKAVDGVSFEIAEGECFGLLGPNGAGKTTTLSCLEGLKKPDSGRITVEGLDVQKDSVKVKQRLGVQLQDTTLFPDLTCAELVELYASFYNVFLSRKQIISYLEHFDLQEKARSKANQLSGGQRQRLALALAVAHDPRIVVLDEPTTGLDPQARRGIWDSIRRMRSEGRTVILTTHYMEEAEVLCKRIGIIDHGKILALDTPHALTSQLGEAATLSADVELDPEHIARIKVLAGVSSVSYDGGQLEVQTTQSQQTLADLQLIAVGAGRSIRNVNIRQPNLEDVFLSMTGRKIRD from the coding sequence ATGGAAAACAAAACCGTCATCAGCATTCAAGACCTGACCGTCTCCTATGGCGAGGTCAAAGCTGTGGATGGCGTCTCATTCGAGATCGCGGAAGGCGAATGCTTTGGCCTGCTTGGCCCCAACGGCGCGGGCAAAACCACCACGCTCTCCTGCCTGGAGGGGCTGAAGAAGCCGGACAGCGGCAGGATCACCGTTGAGGGGTTAGATGTCCAGAAGGACAGCGTGAAAGTCAAACAGAGACTCGGCGTGCAGCTTCAGGACACCACCCTGTTCCCTGACCTGACCTGCGCTGAACTGGTCGAACTCTACGCCAGCTTCTACAACGTCTTTCTCAGCCGCAAACAGATCATCAGCTATCTGGAACACTTTGATCTTCAGGAGAAAGCCCGATCAAAGGCAAATCAATTATCGGGCGGGCAGCGTCAGCGGCTGGCGCTGGCGCTGGCCGTTGCGCACGATCCACGTATTGTCGTGCTGGACGAGCCAACCACCGGCCTGGACCCGCAGGCGCGGCGCGGCATATGGGACAGCATCCGCCGCATGCGTTCAGAGGGCCGCACCGTCATTCTGACGACCCACTATATGGAAGAAGCCGAAGTCCTGTGCAAGCGCATTGGCATCATTGATCACGGCAAGATTCTGGCGCTCGATACTCCGCACGCCCTCACCAGCCAGCTTGGCGAAGCCGCAACCTTGAGCGCCGACGTGGAACTGGACCCGGAGCATATCGCCAGGATCAAAGTCCTGGCCGGTGTCTCTTCGGTCAGCTATGACGGCGGGCAGCTAGAGGTTCAGACGACGCAATCGCAGCAGACGCTGGCCGACCTGCAACTGATCGCCGTCGGGGCGGGACGCTCCATCCGCAATGTCAACATCCGCCAGCCCAATCTGGAAGATGTCTTTCTCTCGATGACGGGGCGCAAGATTCGTGATTAG
- the secF gene encoding protein translocase subunit SecF, whose protein sequence is MLNLVSKRFIFFALSLLIIIPGVIALFVWGFNVGLDFQSGAVVDLQFSREVNSNAVKQAFANAHAENLVVVQAQDTSHDPKYSFWLRFNVGIDSSAKAQVVTALNNLAAQLKQGGKLDTEAAGDLRLVTFDGGKTYFTIMVVRFDKKTLDKPPAIEQIQAAIVGIKNLKTTQQPTPTPTPTPTPSPTPTGTAATPTPSPTPSPTPSPTPSPTPNPSVTPTPSPTPTATPSPTPNPEANIPVFLCDTKDIKNGVTCKPGEGIQQGDTSTLFTITTTSNLTDQQINTIEFNLMQSQGSYLVEQSKDTVSAAIASETTYRAIGAVALASIAILLYIWFAFRKVARPWRYGTCAVIALSHDALVVLGMAAIIGHFDRNYQVDSLFVTAVLTVIGFSVHDTIVVFDRIRENLQRRTNETFEQVVNASLVQTMARSLNTSLTVLFTLSALTLFGGVSIRSFTLTLLIGIFSGTYSSIFNASMLLVSWERGELGRIFGFKPRSPQDRRPARRARARA, encoded by the coding sequence GTGCTGAACCTGGTGAGCAAACGATTTATCTTTTTTGCGCTCTCGCTGTTGATTATTATCCCTGGGGTGATTGCTCTGTTTGTCTGGGGGTTCAATGTCGGCCTTGACTTTCAGAGCGGCGCGGTGGTGGACCTTCAGTTTTCGCGGGAAGTCAATTCCAACGCCGTAAAGCAGGCGTTCGCCAACGCGCACGCCGAAAATCTGGTGGTGGTCCAGGCGCAAGATACCTCGCACGACCCCAAATATTCGTTCTGGCTGCGCTTCAACGTCGGAATTGACAGCAGCGCCAAAGCGCAGGTGGTCACGGCGCTCAACAATCTGGCTGCTCAACTGAAGCAGGGCGGGAAACTGGATACCGAGGCCGCAGGCGATCTGCGCCTGGTGACGTTCGATGGCGGCAAGACGTATTTCACGATCATGGTGGTGCGCTTCGATAAGAAGACGCTGGATAAGCCGCCGGCCATCGAGCAGATTCAGGCGGCTATCGTAGGCATCAAGAACTTGAAGACCACCCAGCAGCCGACGCCGACGCCGACACCGACGCCGACCCCCTCGCCGACGCCTACCGGAACGGCAGCGACGCCGACGCCTTCACCGACGCCTTCGCCGACGCCCTCGCCAACGCCTTCGCCAACGCCGAATCCGTCGGTGACGCCAACGCCCTCGCCGACGCCAACGGCGACCCCCTCGCCGACGCCGAACCCGGAGGCCAATATTCCGGTCTTCCTCTGCGACACGAAGGATATTAAAAACGGCGTGACCTGTAAGCCGGGTGAGGGCATTCAGCAGGGCGACACCAGCACGCTCTTCACGATCACCACCACCTCGAACCTGACCGATCAGCAGATTAACACCATCGAGTTTAACCTGATGCAATCGCAGGGTTCTTACCTGGTCGAGCAATCCAAGGATACGGTCAGCGCGGCGATTGCCAGCGAGACAACCTATCGCGCTATCGGCGCTGTGGCCCTGGCTTCGATTGCCATTCTGCTCTATATCTGGTTTGCCTTCCGCAAGGTTGCCAGACCCTGGCGCTATGGAACCTGCGCCGTTATCGCCCTGTCGCATGACGCGCTGGTGGTGCTGGGTATGGCGGCCATCATCGGACACTTCGACCGCAACTATCAGGTGGACTCGCTCTTTGTCACAGCGGTGTTGACGGTGATTGGCTTCTCGGTCCACGATACGATTGTGGTCTTTGATCGTATCCGCGAGAACTTGCAGCGCCGCACCAACGAGACGTTCGAGCAGGTGGTCAACGCCAGCCTGGTGCAGACGATGGCGCGCTCGCTCAATACCTCGCTGACGGTGTTGTTCACGCTGAGCGCGCTGACGCTCTTTGGCGGCGTGAGCATCCGCAGCTTTACGCTGACGCTGTTGATCGGCATCTTCAGCGGCACGTATTCTTCGATCTTCAACGCCAGCATGCTGCTGGTCAGTTGGGAGCGTGGCGAGCTTGGCCGTATCTTCGGCTTCAAGCCGCGCTCGCCTCAAGATCGTCGCCCGGCGCGCCGCGCCCGCGCGCGGGCCTGA
- a CDS encoding SUF system NifU family Fe-S cluster assembly protein, whose amino-acid sequence MDDYYREVILDHYRRPRNAGVLDAADIHAADSNPLCGDKVELFLKVGEDGRVIAVRFSGRGCAISQASASLLTEMIEEKSLEELKQLGKDDILDALGLESISPARMKCAMLSMRVLHHALGDDDWFRLQEEE is encoded by the coding sequence ATGGATGATTATTACCGCGAAGTGATTCTTGACCATTATCGCCGTCCGCGCAACGCGGGCGTTCTGGATGCGGCTGATATTCATGCCGCCGATTCTAACCCGCTGTGTGGGGATAAGGTGGAACTCTTTCTGAAGGTGGGCGAGGATGGCCGCGTGATCGCGGTGCGCTTCAGCGGGCGCGGCTGCGCGATCAGCCAGGCATCCGCTTCGCTGCTGACCGAGATGATCGAGGAGAAGTCGCTGGAGGAACTGAAGCAGCTTGGCAAGGACGACATCCTCGATGCCCTTGGCCTGGAAAGCATCAGCCCGGCGCGCATGAAGTGCGCGATGCTCTCTATGCGCGTGCTGCATCACGCGCTGGGGGATGATGACTGGTTCAGGCTGCAAGAAGAAGAATAG
- a CDS encoding glycosyltransferase family 2 protein, with product MGMGARVVVTLPAFMAEQTLAQTVREIPAELEAEVLVVDDASRDRTAEVARELGLMLILHERNKGYGANQKTCYDEALRMGAEVVVLLHADYQYDPKSIVRLVEPILKGRADFTFGSRFARGADPRQGGMPLYRYWGNKLTTAIENLLLGTRFSELHSGFKAYRRTVLERLNYHAYSDDFVFDSQMIVDAVLQHMLIEEVPIPTRYTLESSSINVRRSLVYIGLTIYELFRARFKRRTPARR from the coding sequence ATGGGGATGGGCGCGCGTGTGGTTGTGACCTTGCCAGCTTTTATGGCCGAACAGACGCTGGCGCAGACGGTGCGGGAAATCCCGGCGGAACTGGAGGCTGAGGTGCTGGTGGTGGATGACGCCAGCCGTGATCGCACCGCTGAAGTAGCCCGCGAGTTGGGGTTGATGCTCATTCTGCACGAACGCAATAAGGGCTATGGGGCGAATCAGAAGACGTGCTACGATGAGGCGCTGCGCATGGGCGCTGAGGTAGTGGTCTTGCTCCACGCGGATTATCAATACGACCCCAAATCCATCGTGCGCCTGGTAGAACCCATCCTGAAAGGCCGCGCTGATTTCACCTTCGGTTCGCGCTTTGCCAGGGGCGCTGATCCCCGCCAGGGCGGCATGCCGCTCTATCGCTACTGGGGCAATAAGCTCACGACGGCTATCGAAAACCTGCTGCTGGGGACGCGCTTCAGCGAACTGCACAGCGGCTTCAAAGCCTATCGCCGCACAGTGCTGGAGCGCCTGAACTATCACGCCTATTCCGATGATTTTGTCTTCGACAGCCAGATGATTGTTGATGCGGTCTTACAGCATATGCTTATCGAAGAAGTGCCGATTCCCACCCGCTATACCCTGGAGTCGTCTTCGATCAACGTCAGGCGCTCGCTGGTGTATATCGGCCTGACGATCTATGAACTCTTCCGCGCCCGATTCAAGCGGCGCACCCCTGCCCGACGCTGA
- the sufC gene encoding Fe-S cluster assembly ATPase SufC, which translates to METQTAIQTAELVIRNLHVKVEEKEILKGVDLSVRQGEIHALMGPNGSGKSTLANVIMGHPKYEVTKGEILFKGLNVLELSPDKRARLGLFLAFQYPASVPGVSVANFLRRAVESVRDGYDPNAPAQPTGQMEKRKGMPPAEFRKLLQEKMQILKVDRTFINRYINEGFSGGEKKRAEILQMAVLQPQMAVLDETDSGLDIDALKIVSDGVNALTGPNLGILIITHYPRILGYIKPDAVHVMYQGRIVRNGGPDLALELEQKGYEWLTGEEDENAEASA; encoded by the coding sequence ATGGAAACACAAACCGCGATTCAGACGGCGGAGCTGGTCATCCGCAATCTTCACGTGAAGGTGGAAGAGAAAGAAATCCTCAAAGGCGTTGATCTGAGCGTGCGCCAGGGCGAGATTCACGCGCTGATGGGGCCGAACGGGTCCGGCAAGAGTACGCTGGCGAACGTGATTATGGGCCACCCGAAGTATGAAGTGACCAAAGGCGAGATTCTGTTCAAGGGTCTGAATGTGCTGGAGCTTTCGCCAGATAAGCGCGCCCGGCTGGGGCTGTTCCTGGCGTTCCAGTATCCGGCTTCGGTGCCTGGCGTGAGCGTGGCGAACTTCTTGCGCCGCGCTGTGGAGTCGGTGCGCGATGGCTATGACCCCAATGCGCCCGCCCAGCCTACGGGCCAGATGGAGAAGCGCAAGGGCATGCCCCCGGCGGAGTTTCGCAAGCTGCTTCAGGAGAAGATGCAGATTCTGAAGGTGGACCGCACCTTCATTAACCGCTATATCAACGAGGGCTTTTCCGGCGGCGAAAAGAAGCGCGCCGAGATCCTTCAGATGGCGGTGCTTCAGCCGCAGATGGCGGTGCTGGACGAGACCGACTCCGGCCTGGATATTGACGCGCTCAAGATCGTCTCCGATGGCGTGAACGCGCTGACCGGCCCCAACCTGGGCATCCTGATTATCACGCACTATCCGCGCATCCTGGGTTATATCAAACCGGATGCCGTCCATGTCATGTATCAGGGGCGCATCGTTCGCAATGGTGGGCCTGACCTGGCGCTGGAACTGGAGCAGAAGGGCTATGAGTGGCTGACCGGCGAAGAAGACGAGAACGCGGAGGCCAGCGCATGA